A stretch of DNA from Bacteroidales bacterium:
AAAGCTAGCGAAAATGTAAGGATTCAGAAAATTATTGGTATAACCTAACATCATATGTAGAATGTTAAACAAATAAACTTACTTATAAAAAGGGCGCCCCGCGAATGCGGGGCGCCCGACATTTATCTAAATATTTTATTACTTTATTTTTTCGTTAACCATAGCCAGAATCTCTGTTTCGAGAGCACTGGTTTTTTCTTCAATCTCTTTTCCTTTTGCAAGTATATCCTTTACAAAATTTTTATCATCCAATCCTGATGCATTTATTTTTACATTCAGAAAAGCGCCCATTACAGCGGTACGCGCGCATAATGCGCCAACACCTGCATCGGTAACGGAATTTGGATTGCCCACCTCAACCATTGCTTTAATGATTTCTAATGATTCATATGCTTTTTGCATGGTTCTGAAAGGAACTTCTGTAGCATATTTCGTGGCATCCTGTATAGCTTGTTTTCGTTTTGCAGTTTGTTCATCGTTCCCTTTGGGTAATCCAAAAGCATCCATTATCTTATTAAAAGAAACGGTGTCTTCATCAACAAGGAAAAGTAATTCATCTTTTAAAGCCTGACCTTTTTCTGCCCATATGCTGAACTCTTCCCATCTGTCGTCCCAGCCTGCTTTATGCGATGAAAGATTAGCAACCATTGTTCCGAGCGAAACACCTAATGCACCAATATATGCCGATACCGATCCACCGCCAGGAGCAGGCGATTCCGAAGCTGTTTCGTTTGCAAAACCTTTGCAGGTCATGTCAACAAGGCTTTTCTTATTCGCGTCTTCCAATAAATATTCAATAATTTTTTCTTTCGGGTTGAATGGTTTCAGATCATCAAGGCCTAACGATTTAATAGCAATCTTAATAATCTCTTCTTCCGAAACACCTACTGAACGCTGTTGTTTGCGAAGGAAATATTTTCCTGCATCGAGCATAGCTTTTTTGGGAATCAAGCCAACCAGTTCTGAGCCGGTTGCACGCAAACCTCTTTCCTGTGCCTTTTTGCTGGCTTCTTCAAATGCTATATGAACCGGGGTGATACTGATATTCGTTAAGTTGATTGATATCTGTGCAATCCCATATTCTTCAATAAACCAACCTATAGCTTTGCAAGCCTTTAATGAGCCGGGAATCATTACCTGGTTACCTTTTTCATCTTTAACAATTTTTCCGGTAATCGGGTTGCCTTCGC
This window harbors:
- the ftcD gene encoding glutamate formimidoyltransferase yields the protein MKKIIECVPNFSEGNDMSIIKHITDQIETVEGVKLLDVDPGKATNRTVVTFVGEPEPVIEAAFRAIKKASEIIDMRKHKGEHPRFGATDVCPFVPVANITMDEVVEYARKLAERVGKELKIPIYCYENAAFTPERRNLANCRSGEYEGLQKKLADPKWKPDFGPAQFNATAGATAVGARDFLVAYNVNLNTTSTRRANAIAFDIREKGRPKREGNPITGKIVKDEKGNQVMIPGSLKACKAIGWFIEEYGIAQISINLTNISITPVHIAFEEASKKAQERGLRATGSELVGLIPKKAMLDAGKYFLRKQQRSVGVSEEEIIKIAIKSLGLDDLKPFNPKEKIIEYLLEDANKKSLVDMTCKGFANETASESPAPGGGSVSAYIGALGVSLGTMVANLSSHKAGWDDRWEEFSIWAEKGQALKDELLFLVDEDTVSFNKIMDAFGLPKGNDEQTAKRKQAIQDATKYATEVPFRTMQKAYESLEIIKAMVEVGNPNSVTDAGVGALCARTAVMGAFLNVKINASGLDDKNFVKDILAKGKEIEEKTSALETEILAMVNEKIK